The following are from one region of the Geoalkalibacter subterraneus genome:
- a CDS encoding electron transfer flavoprotein subunit alpha/FixB family protein: MKALLVCEYREGQLLETTYELMTFADQLGAEKAAILIGDEESVPQMDGTVYLAEAAGCGEYNPAVHKQVVLAAIEKEKPDYIILSHSSYGWDLAPRLAAALKIGQVTEIVGIVEDGFEAGCCNAKMRRAVTPSTSQAVLTVQAGAFAAATPQGAPAVERIDISADTQGVVFKGYEPAEKKEVDLARAEVIVSAGRGIGKKDNIPVIAELAKVMGGELGASRPVVDAGWVDHSRQVGTTGQTVAPKLYVACGVSGAIQHLAGMKKSDFVVAINKDKDAPIGEVADVLVVADVMQFVPALTEALQK; the protein is encoded by the coding sequence ATGAAAGCGTTGCTGGTGTGTGAATATCGTGAGGGTCAACTCCTCGAAACAACGTATGAACTGATGACTTTTGCCGATCAGTTGGGAGCGGAAAAAGCTGCCATCCTGATCGGTGATGAGGAGTCAGTGCCGCAGATGGACGGGACGGTTTACCTGGCCGAGGCGGCTGGTTGCGGGGAGTACAATCCCGCCGTTCATAAACAGGTGGTGCTGGCGGCCATCGAGAAGGAGAAGCCTGATTATATTATCCTTTCTCACTCATCCTATGGCTGGGACCTGGCCCCACGCCTTGCCGCCGCTCTCAAGATCGGGCAGGTCACGGAAATCGTGGGCATTGTCGAGGACGGCTTCGAAGCGGGGTGCTGCAACGCCAAGATGAGACGCGCCGTGACTCCATCCACCAGCCAGGCGGTTCTGACCGTGCAGGCTGGCGCTTTTGCCGCGGCAACTCCCCAGGGGGCTCCCGCCGTGGAGCGGATCGACATTTCGGCTGACACTCAAGGGGTGGTTTTCAAAGGTTATGAACCTGCTGAGAAGAAAGAAGTCGATCTGGCTCGGGCCGAGGTGATCGTGAGCGCCGGGCGCGGCATCGGGAAAAAAGATAACATACCCGTGATTGCCGAACTAGCCAAGGTGATGGGAGGGGAGCTGGGTGCAAGCCGCCCGGTGGTTGATGCCGGTTGGGTGGACCACAGCCGCCAGGTCGGCACCACTGGGCAGACGGTGGCGCCGAAGCTGTACGTGGCCTGTGGCGTTTCCGGAGCGATCCAGCATCTGGCCGGTATGAAAAAATCCGATTTCGTGGTGGCGATCAACAAGGACAAGGACGCCCCGATCGGCGAGGTCGCAGACGTTCTGGTCGTCGCCGATGTCATGCAGTTCGTTCCGGCACTGACAGAAGCTCTTCAGAAGTAA
- a CDS encoding heterodisulfide reductase-related iron-sulfur binding cluster: protein MGGTREIYWNVGSGVVLPMYLLAIAAFALMAWGVWKRSAHWRQGRSLDRFNSIGERTKRMLSEVLTQRKVSRVREGGIYHALFFLGFMILFAGTLLVMLQADLLTPVFEANLLQGNFYLLFSLALDIAGAVMILTLAGLFVRRFFVKPPGLETAKEDYWIHGLLFAILITGFLLEGARMAATEVVQNPELARFSPVGLATARMLPEMTPQGLSALHSSLWWVHLALALGFIAALPFTKLKHLLYTSANAFFAPLDERGSISTIDLEDEEAEQFGAATVADLTWKDIFDADACMNCKRCQDRCPAHVTEKPLSPMKLINQVGEAAAAGREQALLETIDEEAVWSCTTCFACQDICPANNEHVNKVIELRRNLSLMEGAFPGDEVRAAVGNLEVNANPFGMAFASRGDWAEGLDVARVNEGEQADILYFVGCYASFDKRNQEVARSFVKICNAAGIRVGLLGKDEKCCGEPARKLGNEYLYQMLAQENIETIKATGIERIVTACPHCFNTLSRDYRDLDFHIATEHYTQFIHRLVGEERLALNPADEQLCTYHDSCYLGRYKDIYREPREVLDAAGWKITEMDKSGRDSFCCSAGGGRILAEEKLGSRINVERVRQAAETSAPVLVSNCPFCLTMFEDGIKTGDCEETLRVRDLAEVIAERIGD from the coding sequence ATGGGGGGCACGCGCGAAATATACTGGAATGTCGGGTCAGGTGTGGTGTTGCCGATGTATCTTCTCGCGATCGCGGCCTTCGCCCTTATGGCCTGGGGGGTGTGGAAGCGTTCGGCGCATTGGCGGCAGGGCAGAAGCCTGGACCGTTTCAATTCCATCGGGGAGCGGACAAAAAGAATGCTGTCCGAGGTCCTGACGCAGCGCAAAGTCTCCCGCGTGCGTGAGGGCGGCATCTACCATGCCCTGTTCTTCCTGGGGTTCATGATCTTGTTTGCAGGGACGCTCCTCGTCATGTTGCAGGCGGATCTGCTGACCCCTGTGTTCGAAGCCAACCTTCTACAGGGCAACTTTTACCTGTTATTTTCCCTGGCCCTGGATATCGCAGGGGCGGTGATGATCCTGACGCTGGCCGGGCTGTTCGTACGCCGCTTCTTTGTGAAGCCTCCCGGGCTGGAGACAGCCAAAGAAGATTATTGGATTCATGGCCTGCTGTTTGCCATCCTCATCACCGGTTTCCTGCTCGAAGGGGCGCGGATGGCCGCCACCGAGGTGGTACAGAATCCCGAGCTGGCCAGGTTCTCCCCCGTGGGTCTTGCGACCGCCCGTATGCTGCCTGAAATGACTCCCCAGGGACTAAGCGCTCTGCATTCCTCCCTGTGGTGGGTGCACCTGGCGCTGGCCCTCGGGTTTATCGCCGCACTTCCTTTCACCAAGCTTAAACACCTCCTGTACACCAGCGCCAACGCCTTCTTTGCCCCCCTGGATGAGAGAGGCTCAATTTCAACCATCGATCTGGAGGACGAAGAGGCCGAGCAGTTCGGTGCCGCCACTGTTGCGGATCTGACCTGGAAAGACATTTTCGACGCCGATGCCTGCATGAACTGCAAGCGCTGCCAGGATCGCTGCCCGGCCCATGTCACCGAAAAACCTCTCTCGCCCATGAAGCTGATCAATCAGGTCGGCGAGGCGGCCGCAGCGGGCAGAGAGCAGGCCCTGCTGGAAACCATTGATGAAGAGGCCGTCTGGTCCTGCACCACCTGCTTTGCCTGCCAGGACATCTGTCCGGCCAACAACGAGCATGTGAACAAAGTGATCGAGCTCAGGCGCAACCTGAGCCTGATGGAGGGGGCCTTCCCCGGCGACGAGGTGCGTGCGGCCGTGGGCAACCTGGAGGTCAACGCCAACCCCTTCGGCATGGCCTTCGCCTCACGCGGCGACTGGGCCGAGGGGCTCGATGTCGCCCGGGTCAATGAGGGAGAACAGGCCGATATCCTCTACTTTGTCGGCTGCTACGCCTCTTTTGACAAGCGCAATCAAGAGGTGGCCCGCAGCTTCGTGAAGATATGCAATGCAGCCGGCATCCGGGTGGGGCTTCTCGGCAAGGACGAGAAATGCTGCGGAGAGCCGGCCCGCAAACTCGGCAATGAATACCTCTATCAGATGCTGGCACAGGAGAATATCGAGACCATCAAAGCGACCGGCATCGAGAGGATCGTTACCGCCTGCCCCCACTGCTTCAATACGCTGAGCCGTGATTATCGCGACCTCGATTTCCATATCGCCACAGAGCACTACACCCAATTCATCCACCGGCTCGTGGGTGAAGAAAGGCTTGCTCTGAATCCGGCGGACGAGCAGCTCTGCACCTACCACGATTCCTGCTATCTGGGGCGCTACAAGGATATTTACCGGGAGCCCCGCGAGGTGCTCGACGCCGCAGGCTGGAAGATCACCGAAATGGACAAGTCGGGCAGGGACAGTTTCTGCTGCAGCGCCGGCGGCGGCAGGATTCTGGCGGAGGAGAAGCTGGGTTCGCGCATTAATGTGGAGCGGGTTCGGCAGGCCGCCGAAACCTCGGCCCCTGTGCTGGTCAGCAACTGCCCCTTCTGCCTGACCATGTTTGAAGATGGCATAAAAACAGGAGACTGCGAAGAGACCCTCAGGGTCAGGGATCTCGCTGAAGTCATCGCCGAAAGGATAGGAGATTAG
- a CDS encoding electron transfer flavoprotein subunit beta/FixA family protein — protein MKLLVCIKQVPDMESRFRPAADGLWFDESDLAWRMNEYDEYAVEQAVQLKEQLGKEPELTVLSIGPDRVVEALKKALAMGGDRAVHIQDNAAHLKDPWQIASMISRYAGDKGFDLIFTGMQSQDRGSAQVGVLVAEMLRIASATTLVDFNYADGLIQGKRELEGGVKGLVELQLPALVTCQLGLNTPRYPTLPNIMKAKRKPIETIAADELLSEGALAPATKFYAPERKAGGMVLEGDLSGMVEKLVGVLKEKTAVLR, from the coding sequence ATGAAGCTACTTGTGTGCATCAAGCAGGTTCCCGATATGGAGTCGCGCTTCAGGCCTGCTGCCGACGGACTCTGGTTTGACGAGAGCGATCTGGCCTGGCGCATGAACGAATACGACGAGTACGCCGTCGAGCAGGCGGTCCAGCTCAAGGAACAGCTCGGCAAAGAGCCTGAGTTGACCGTTCTCTCCATCGGACCGGACCGTGTGGTGGAAGCCTTGAAGAAAGCCCTCGCCATGGGGGGTGACAGGGCCGTGCATATTCAGGACAACGCCGCCCATCTCAAGGATCCCTGGCAGATCGCGTCGATGATCTCGCGGTACGCGGGGGACAAGGGATTTGACCTGATTTTCACCGGAATGCAGTCTCAGGATCGCGGTTCAGCGCAGGTCGGAGTGCTCGTCGCTGAAATGCTGAGAATCGCCAGCGCCACAACCCTGGTGGATTTCAATTATGCCGATGGATTGATTCAGGGTAAACGCGAGCTGGAGGGCGGCGTCAAGGGACTGGTGGAATTGCAGCTTCCGGCTCTTGTGACCTGCCAGTTGGGACTCAACACTCCGCGCTATCCAACGCTGCCCAACATCATGAAGGCGAAGCGAAAGCCGATTGAGACGATTGCGGCTGATGAATTGCTCTCCGAAGGGGCTTTGGCTCCGGCGACAAAGTTTTACGCGCCGGAGCGCAAGGCAGGCGGCATGGTCCTGGAAGGCGATCTCAGCGGGATGGTCGAGAAGCTTGTTGGTGTGCTCAAAGAGAAAACAGCCGTGCTGAGGTAA